The DNA segment CGGATTGCCTGTATTGGTAACAGAAAACTGTGGTTTCGCGTTTCACGTAGAAAATGCGCGTGCAGGAATCGTGTGCCCGACGCCGTTTCATCAAGCTACCCTGAACAAGATGCTCGCCGACATGTTGAAATCTGACAGGCGGCTCGACTGGGGCAGGAATGGTCAGAAGTATTGCGAAACTTCGGATCTGTACAGTCTTGTCGAGAAGGCAGCAGACATCGTTGTCACACGCGCCGCCCGCAATCGCAGCCGCTGACCACCGCTATGAGACAATTTAGCATCCCGTTTGTGCTCAATCTCGATGATACGTCTGATGATAACGCCGAGCCGCTGTCGTGCACCAAGTTAGTACGGTCAGTACCGGGAAAACGATTGGTATGTGTGGGTGCGTGGCGCGGTGAAGACGTATTCGTGAAAATCTTCTTGCCTATGCAAGGTGCTCGGCGACGATGGCAACGTGAGGAGCGCGCCATCCAGACGTTGTTGTCAAAGGATATCCTTACGCCACCACTACTGTACTCCGGTTATCTACAAGACCCAGGTGTGTACGTGCTTGTGTCGCGAACCATCGCTGGCGCCCGCGATGCCTTGCAGGCATGGCGCGATGCCGACGACGATGTCAAGCGTCTGGCATTATTGCGACAGTTAGTTTACGCGATAGCCCAGCATCACCATGCCGGTCTGGTGCAAAGAGATCTGCACTTGCGCAACTTTCTCGTGCAGGACAGTCGAATCTACACCATTGATGCCTCACGCATCCGTATTAGCGGATCGCCAGTAGCCAAACATGGTTCGATTGAGAATCTGGGATTGCTGTTGGCACAGCTTTATCCCGAGTTCGATCGATTTGTAACTGATGTCTATCCAGATTACGCGCAGATGCGTGGTTGGGATGTCAAACATACGGACCTGGCGACACTAAAACCAACAATAGACAGAAGCAGAATAATAAGAACGAGGAAATACTTGCGACGGATTCGCAAAGAGCGCGTGTTTCCGTCCTATAGAAACAATAAACAATTTGTGCGCTACGATAAGAGCTATGACTCGGAAGAACTCAAAGCGATACTGAGAGATCCCGATGCCGTCCTCGAAAGCGGGGTGTATCTGAAGCAAGGTAATACCTCTACAGTGGGTATAGCAACTATTGGTAGTCGGCGATTCGTGATAAAGCGATATAACATAAAGAGCCTTCGGCATGGGTTGAGTAGAGCACTTAGGAAAACACGGGCATCACTCTGTTGGCGCAATGCGCTTATTTTACGTTTCCATGGCATAGATACCGCACCGCCGGTAGCAGTTATCGAGCAGCGTGTCGGACCTGTACGGCGAACATCTTACTTTGTCAGTGAATATATCGACGGGTCTAATGCCAAAGATTTCTTTCTTTCGCAAGCAGTATCGCCAGAAAAAAAATCCATGACCGCCAGCAAGATTTCGATATTGTTAGATAACCTGGCCAGCCTGAGGATACGGCATGGCGACTTGAAGGCCACCAACTTCATAATTTGTGGTGATCGGCCGTACTTAATGGATTTGGATGGTATGCGGCAATACAAGCTGGGTTCTCGGTTCAAGCCATTACGGCGACAAGACCGGACCCGCTTTATGCGAAACTGGGATGATCACCCGTCACTACGCACATTGTTTGAAGAGGCAGAACAAGGAGCTGGCTAAGCGCCAGGTGTGGCTACCAGATCATTCGCTACGCATCAATTGTTCATACATCGCTATCACCGCTTTGCTCTGATCCTTAAG comes from the Gammaproteobacteria bacterium genome and includes:
- a CDS encoding glycosyltransferase family 1 protein (catalyzes the addition of the first glucose residue to the LPS core), whose protein sequence is GLPVLVTENCGFAFHVENARAGIVCPTPFHQATLNKMLADMLKSDRRLDWGRNGQKYCETSDLYSLVEKAADIVVTRAARNRSR